CTCCAGAAATCTCCTCCCGTTAGCTCTGGCTGGCTGGCTTTTCCCCCCCTCACGATTTCCGTTGCCTTGTCTGTCTCCGGGTCTCCGCATCTCCGCTCCCCTGGCTGTAATCCGGCCGGCCGTGCTCCTCCCGTCGCGCGCCGGCATTGCCCATCTGCCAGAGGGCGTGCCTGCAGTTCACTAGCTCCGCCTGCTTCTTCACTCGCTGTCTCCGTGGTGTAGCCGGCCCCCGGATGCGCGTCCGTCGTGTAGCGGAGGCCGGAGGGTGGTGCTGCCGGTGAGGTGAGGACTCGggcgaaggaggaggaggaggaggggcagcgGAATGGGGTTCTGGGTGGGGATGGTGCTGGGGATTGCGGCGGGCGTCGCCATCATCGTCGGCTTCGCCCGCTGCGAGAACTcccgcgccgcccggcgccgacAGCTGGTAAGCGCTACGCTCCCCCGTCCTCGATTGCGTGCTGCTTGACTAGGAATATTGGATTCGCAGTAGTAGCAGCTCCGAAGAAATTGCGTTGCCTATGAATCGAGGCGAAGGCGAATCGCTTGCCTTCCCTTGGTAGGTGGGGGGCGCTAGGCTCCCCCTGTCGGCATGCTTTTCACTGGCTTGAGAGAGTAGATTTGGCTTCCTGGTGCGCCGAAAAGTCTTCGGTGTTTCCTTTTTGGGCTTATTACGATTTAGTATTCACAGAGGTGCTCTAGAGGCTAGTTGGAGTGGGAGGTTTCAGTAAATTATTAAGGGAAGCAATCCTAAGCAGGAGAAACCGAGAATGTACTAGCCAGGATGTTTGGTTCAGGCAGTGCAATGCTGGAACCTGAACCTTGTAGATCAAGTGCCTGTCTGTTTGGGTGCTTGCTGCAATGGTTGACAACATGCACAAGTTCATTGTTGTCATGGTCTGATTGTCACACCCTCTCACACTGTGCAAAGAGTGCATAATATCCACATACAACAGTTCTGCTGCTTCCATTCTACTAATTTCCGCCCATGAGATTACTATTTTATAAGTATAACCCAAAAACTTTGAACGGTCTCCACTTTGTGTGTGTCTTTGTTCTGACTGCTGCCGTGCCTAATACTAAGAGGGATTTCCCCTTTTTTGGTACAGGCTGCTACTGTTGCTAGTTTTTCAAAAATGACAATCGAGGATTCACGAAAGTTACTCCCATCTGATCTGTACCCTTCCTGGGTTGTTTTCTCATCGCAGCAAAAGGTATTTGGCTATCTTTAGTTAGCTCTCATTCTTCTGCACTGCATGTGAATGCATGTATACTGACGTGGCAATATTGCAGTTAAAATGGCTTAATCAAGAGTTGACAAAGATTTGGCCGTTTGTAAATGAGGTGTGCATTTCTTGCAACTGAACTCCAAAACTTGGACTCAACTTCGTCTTTGTTCGACTTGGCTTCCTTTATATACATTCTTATCATGTACGCATGTTTTTGTTTGGTCATTGGCCATTGCAGGCTGCATCAGAACTGATCAAAACATCTGTAGAGCCTGTTCTTGAAACATATAGGCCAATAATCATAGCCTCCCTGAAGTTCTCAAAACTCACTCTTGGAACTGTTGCACCACAGTTTACTGGTAGGTCTCTTCAAACTATTCCCTTCATTGATTTTCATAAGGGCATCCCAAAcatttcaaaattcaaactacATGATTGTGGTTTCCACTACTGGCATGCTTGTGTTTGGAAGTACTTTCATATTATTATGGTTTGGCAGTTATGTATAACATATCATAAAATAGATCAACGTGTGAGGTTTTGATTTGAGACAATGCCACATGGAACTGCACAGCATGTTATGAAAATTCTAGTGTGCTATCCTGTATACTTCTATTTGATGTTATTCCCCATGACACCGAATTTAACTGTTTAGTTTTTACGGAACTGTTTTCTGGATAAGAGCTTATGAATTCAATTTAATTTGGTTTAAACAAGAGTGCATTCAAACAAGACAGTGTGTTTATATTGTAGTGAGTGATGGCTGAAGTATTTGAAATAAAACAAGAATCAGAAGGGTTTGAGAATCCCTTACCCCTTTGGTTCTTTTAGATGCATAATACTCTGTCAATAAACAGCCTTTATATAGTTGATAATATACGCTCACTTCTACTATCCATTCATTTTATAGTGCAGAGACTATAGAGGTAATATGTTATTTTGTTATGGTGAGTTTGAAGCAGCCTTTGATTTTGTGGTCTCTGTTAATTGATTTTCATTTTATGTATAAACTCATTAAACATGTGGTGTTTTAAGTTCCTCGTTACCATGTGGATGCTAAAATGTAAGTTCTGCTGATTTTGGTGCAGGTATTTCCATCATTGAGAATACTCAGGAATCAGGTATTATGATGGAGCTAGAGATGAATTGGGATGCCAATGCAAGTATCATACTTGATGTAAAAACTAGACTTGGTGTGGCACTTCCAATACAGGTGACATATTCCACAGCTATGCCTTAGTATTTTTTGTATGATTGACACAATATGAGGATGTATTACATGCATGAATTATGCCTAGCTTACACAATTGAGCTATCTGATATTCTGTTGGAACAATGAGTTGGTCTTCTTGTGCTTGTAATAAATTCTAACTTCTCGGTTGCACCAACTTTTCTCTGGTTTACTCAAAATTTTAAAAGTCAACCTACTATGTATTTCATGCACCATAATCTTGTGATTTCTCTTCCCATATAGGTGAAGGACATTTGCTTTACAGGAATTTTCCGCTTGATTTTCAAACCCCTTGTTGAAGAGCTACCTTGCTTTGGAGCTGTTTGCTTTTCTCTACGAAAGAAGGTTTCttccttttattctttttgccTATGATTATTCGAGTTGCTTTCCCTTAATCTCATGTATTTTCCATAATCATTTCAGAAAAAGCTGGATTTCAGACTGAAGGTCATTGGTGGTGAAATTTCTGCTATACCTGGAATTTCAGATGCTCTTGAGGTTTGGCAAAACATTAAATTTTGTAACAGAAAGTTAGGGTGCTGTACTGCTGTGTTTCCTATAATTTAGATGATGGTTGCAATTATCCTTTGTACAGGACACTATAAAAAATGCTGTTGAAGATTCAATAACATGGCCAGTAAGGAAAGTCATCCCTATAATACCTGGGGACTACAGGTAATTATTGATCGACTTGTGGGTACATGCTACTGTCACTGTTGCTGCTTGTGGTGTTAAATCGATCATAACTGATTATATAATGCAGTGATTTGGAACTGAAGCCTGTTGGTACATTGGAAGTCAAACTGGTGCAAGCAAGAGATTTGACAAACAAAGATCTGATAGGAAAATCAGATCCTTTTGCCATTGTATATGTCCGTCCATTGCCAGACAAAATGAAGAGAAGTAAAACAATTGTAAGCACAGTTTTTTGTTGTGATCTCTGTCTTTTGGAGTTGATTCTAACTGCTTTAATCAACTACTTCACAGAACAATGATCTTAACCCTATCTGGAATGAACACTTCGAGTTTATTGTTGAAGATGCCGATACTCAAACTGTAACCGTGAAGATTTATGATGACGATGGCATTCAGGAATCTGATCTGATTGGCTGTGCTCAAGTCAGGCTAAAGGATCTACAACCAGGGAAAGTGAAGGATGTCTGGTTGAAGCTTGTAAAGGATCTGGAGATTCAAAGGGACAGGAAAGACCGGGGCCAGGTGAGCCTGATTTTCATGGAAACAGAGCTGCTCATTTTCCCTCCCCTTGATACCAGAAAATGCTTTATTTTCTCTCCTTTTGGTGAACAAGGTTTCTTATTATCATTCACAGCTGGTGTTGTCATATGGGTACGTGATATTTTTCTCATGGCATACACGATCTCAGGTGCATCTTGAGCTGCTCTACTGTCCATTTAACATGAAGGATGAAGCTCCAAATCCTTTCGCACCACAGTTTTCTATGACTTCCTTGGAGAGGACAATGACAAGTATGGAAAACGGATCAGGAGGATCTAGTTTTGACATGAAGTCTTCatcaaggaagaaaaaggaaattatCATGCGGGGGGTTCTGTCAGTAACTGTGATATCCGGGGACGATTTGCCGGCAATGGATATGAACGGAAAGTCCGACCCATATGTTGTACTTTCTCTCAAGAAGTCAAAAACAAAGTACAAGACAAGGgtaatttcttcatcaagtacCAATGAGTGCTGGGTGCATATCTTTTAGTCTAGTATCAACCTAATATATTTAACATGTTTGTGTTTGGTTCTATTTTAATTGGGCGGGTAGCAACCATAAGATTTGGTATTGTTCTACAGTCACAAACTGCTTGGTAGAAGCATGTTT
This sequence is a window from Panicum virgatum strain AP13 chromosome 7K, P.virgatum_v5, whole genome shotgun sequence. Protein-coding genes within it:
- the LOC120641965 gene encoding synaptotagmin-5-like; its protein translation is MGFWVGMVLGIAAGVAIIVGFARCENSRAARRRQLAATVASFSKMTIEDSRKLLPSDLYPSWVVFSSQQKLKWLNQELTKIWPFVNEAASELIKTSVEPVLETYRPIIIASLKFSKLTLGTVAPQFTGISIIENTQESGIMMELEMNWDANASIILDVKTRLGVALPIQVKDICFTGIFRLIFKPLVEELPCFGAVCFSLRKKKKLDFRLKVIGGEISAIPGISDALEDTIKNAVEDSITWPVRKVIPIIPGDYSDLELKPVGTLEVKLVQARDLTNKDLIGKSDPFAIVYVRPLPDKMKRSKTINNDLNPIWNEHFEFIVEDADTQTVTVKIYDDDGIQESDLIGCAQVRLKDLQPGKVKDVWLKLVKDLEIQRDRKDRGQVHLELLYCPFNMKDEAPNPFAPQFSMTSLERTMTSMENGSGGSSFDMKSSSRKKKEIIMRGVLSVTVISGDDLPAMDMNGKSDPYVVLSLKKSKTKYKTRVVNESLNPVWNQTFDFVVEDGLHDMLILEVYDHDTFRRDYMGRCILTLTKVMLEEEYEESFNLEGAKSGKLKLHLKWSPQPIMRETRK